One stretch of Thermodesulfobacteriota bacterium DNA includes these proteins:
- a CDS encoding cupin domain-containing protein, translated as MANEQNQIETIVSKLGEKIKRIRLEKGLSLKDLSVKSGISAAAIHKIESNGIIPTITTMMKISDALGKEVSYFIEERRGKRDVFFVQVQRRESIFTFKKGLKLHGISAKKYGDFMMTAAYAVVDVGAASGRNPMKHRGEELVYCLKGKMELRIGDQTYTLGPGDSIHFRTDINHSWKNTADAQAELIWVLAVEPS; from the coding sequence ATGGCGAATGAACAGAATCAGATAGAGACTATAGTTTCAAAACTAGGTGAGAAAATTAAGCGAATCCGATTAGAGAAGGGTCTGTCCCTTAAAGACTTGTCGGTAAAATCCGGAATCTCCGCAGCAGCTATCCACAAGATAGAGTCTAATGGAATAATCCCAACCATAACGACCATGATGAAGATCTCTGATGCATTGGGAAAAGAGGTAAGCTATTTCATTGAAGAAAGACGGGGAAAAAGGGATGTCTTTTTTGTACAAGTTCAACGACGTGAAAGTATTTTCACATTTAAGAAGGGATTAAAGCTTCATGGTATTTCTGCAAAGAAATACGGAGACTTCATGATGACAGCCGCCTATGCAGTGGTTGACGTAGGGGCCGCAAGCGGTAGAAATCCAATGAAACATAGAGGAGAAGAGTTGGTATATTGCCTTAAAGGGAAAATGGAACTTCGAATAGGTGATCAAACATATACCCTAGGACCCGGCGACAGTATTCACTTCAGGACTGATATCAATCATAGTTGGAAAAATACTGCCGACGCTCAAGCAGAATTAATATGGGTGCTAGCCGTTGAACCTTCATGA
- a CDS encoding DUF1116 domain-containing protein: MNQFLFIMHHASCIVNHASSVNTMVAKIKDQKKTETGALKYLGERINEANTLAIDRILSVEPVFIDVDTALNVIPGMTHDTILHAGPPIEWERMCDPMKRAVRGALVFEGLAENDEAAIQLLKRKKVKLSPNHHHDAAGAMTGIISPSMPVIVTKDSTFGKTVFSTFNEGAGKVLWFGSFEKETLDRLKWIRDIFGPVMKKVIKKAQGIPIWSILAQGIQMGDECHNRHAASSNLFLKRILEPLVSIDLSKRVLLQVYNFIAGNSHFFLNITMAACKLSMDAARGIRESTVVTAMSRNGTDFGIRISGLGNEWCTAPAPYLKDALYNPGYNFNDGAPDIGDSSIIETMGLGGFAIAAAPAMASFAGGGFQESIRITKEMGRITLVKNQKFGIPVLDFEGTPTGIDLRKVVEIGISPSINSAVLHKSSGAGQIGAGIVKAPYECFSKALKAFGRKYT; this comes from the coding sequence ATGAATCAGTTTTTATTTATCATGCATCATGCATCGTGCATCGTGAATCATGCATCTTCTGTTAATACAATGGTTGCTAAAATAAAAGACCAGAAAAAAACAGAGACCGGGGCATTAAAGTATCTCGGTGAGCGAATTAATGAAGCCAACACACTTGCGATAGACAGAATCTTATCCGTTGAACCTGTTTTCATTGATGTTGATACAGCACTTAATGTAATACCCGGTATGACCCACGATACAATACTCCATGCAGGTCCTCCGATTGAATGGGAAAGAATGTGCGATCCGATGAAGAGGGCAGTTAGAGGAGCTTTAGTGTTCGAGGGCCTTGCAGAAAATGACGAGGCCGCAATTCAACTACTAAAAAGAAAAAAAGTAAAGCTCTCGCCAAACCATCACCATGACGCAGCGGGAGCGATGACGGGAATTATCTCGCCCTCAATGCCTGTCATTGTTACAAAAGACTCAACCTTCGGAAAAACAGTTTTTTCCACATTTAATGAAGGCGCAGGCAAAGTCCTATGGTTTGGGTCTTTCGAAAAAGAGACCCTTGATCGTCTCAAGTGGATTCGGGACATTTTTGGTCCTGTAATGAAGAAGGTTATCAAAAAAGCACAAGGCATCCCCATCTGGAGCATCCTGGCCCAGGGAATTCAGATGGGAGATGAGTGCCATAATCGTCACGCGGCATCATCAAATCTTTTTCTTAAAAGAATTCTCGAACCACTCGTTTCGATCGATCTTTCAAAAAGAGTTTTGTTGCAGGTCTATAACTTTATTGCCGGAAATAGCCATTTCTTTCTAAACATTACCATGGCTGCCTGTAAACTCTCGATGGATGCGGCACGGGGTATAAGAGAATCAACTGTTGTCACCGCAATGTCTCGAAATGGGACTGATTTTGGTATTCGAATAAGCGGACTTGGGAATGAATGGTGCACAGCACCTGCTCCTTATCTCAAGGATGCTCTATATAACCCTGGATACAACTTCAATGACGGAGCCCCAGATATAGGGGACAGCTCAATCATAGAAACAATGGGACTTGGAGGGTTCGCCATTGCAGCCGCGCCTGCAATGGCATCATTTGCCGGAGGAGGCTTTCAAGAGTCTATAAGAATTACAAAGGAGATGGGTCGAATCACTCTTGTAAAGAATCAGAAGTTCGGAATCCCGGTATTGGACTTCGAGGGAACTCCCACAGGTATCGATTTACGAAAGGTCGTTGAAATTGGAATTAGCCCAAGTATTAATAGCGCCGTACTACATAAAAGCTCGGGAGCCGGTCAGATAGGTGCGGGAATCGTAAAGGCCCCATATGAATGTTTTTCGAAGGCACTCAAGGCTTTTGGCAGGAAATACACATGA
- the fdrA gene encoding acyl-CoA synthetase FdrA, with protein MAVVSTVKKNFYQDSMKLMQISQKLSSLSGIKKAAAIMATEANLAMLKETGLLKKGTDSASPNDLIVAIEAESGKAADEALKMLDSLLAPHPADVTSKIEYKDLDSALNNLPQANIVVISVPGEYAKLEVAKAVDRGIHVFLFSDNVSIDEEIELKLRAKEKGLLMMGPGCGTAIINGVGLGFSNVVNRGPIGIIAAAGTGMQEVTSLINNWGSGISHAIGVGGRDLSDKVGGIMTIEAIRMLLGDEGTKALLLVSKPPSDKVARRVINLIRKGDLPAVICFLGMENIKTKDSKMQFATNLDQAALKAIKLVGANNRAPKVLSDNKWKKAAQKCQSLLNTDQLYLRGLFSGGTLCYEAQQILTPMLGKIYSNTPLYKQNKLKNSNVSKRHTCIDLGEEEFTKGRPHPMIDATQRSERLLQEASNPDVAVILFDVVLGYVASPDPAGDLIPAINESKKIAKTNGRSITFVAHVCGTERDPQDLKSQEKKLEKAGVIVLPTNALASRVAGLIAKGVKT; from the coding sequence ATGGCTGTAGTCAGCACAGTTAAGAAAAACTTCTATCAGGATTCAATGAAGCTTATGCAGATTAGCCAAAAGCTAAGCAGTCTTAGCGGAATTAAAAAGGCGGCAGCAATCATGGCAACCGAAGCTAATCTAGCCATGCTGAAAGAGACGGGATTACTCAAGAAAGGAACCGATTCAGCCAGTCCTAACGATCTTATAGTGGCAATCGAAGCAGAGTCTGGAAAAGCAGCAGATGAAGCTCTAAAGATGTTGGACTCTCTTCTTGCCCCTCATCCAGCTGACGTTACTTCAAAAATTGAATATAAGGATCTTGATTCAGCTCTAAATAATTTGCCCCAGGCGAATATTGTAGTTATTTCCGTTCCCGGAGAATATGCAAAGTTGGAGGTTGCGAAGGCTGTTGACAGGGGTATCCATGTCTTTCTGTTTAGCGATAACGTATCAATCGATGAAGAGATTGAGCTCAAGCTTAGGGCAAAAGAGAAGGGTTTACTAATGATGGGTCCTGGTTGCGGAACAGCAATCATAAATGGAGTAGGACTTGGATTTTCAAATGTCGTAAATCGAGGTCCAATAGGGATTATAGCAGCAGCGGGCACTGGAATGCAAGAAGTTACTAGCCTTATAAACAATTGGGGATCAGGAATTTCACACGCGATCGGAGTCGGTGGCAGAGACTTGTCTGACAAGGTAGGCGGAATAATGACGATAGAGGCAATAAGAATGCTTCTGGGCGATGAAGGAACAAAAGCCCTTCTTCTGGTTTCGAAGCCACCTTCAGATAAGGTAGCAAGAAGGGTCATAAATTTAATTCGTAAAGGTGACCTACCAGCTGTTATATGTTTCCTCGGAATGGAAAACATCAAAACGAAAGATTCAAAAATGCAATTTGCCACAAATTTGGACCAAGCCGCGCTTAAAGCAATTAAGCTGGTGGGAGCAAATAATCGCGCTCCCAAGGTTCTTTCTGATAACAAGTGGAAAAAAGCCGCTCAGAAGTGTCAAAGCCTTTTAAATACCGATCAGCTTTATCTTCGCGGCTTATTCTCTGGCGGAACCCTTTGTTATGAAGCCCAGCAAATCCTGACACCAATGCTCGGCAAAATATATTCCAATACCCCACTCTATAAGCAAAACAAATTAAAAAATTCAAATGTAAGCAAGCGGCATACATGTATTGATCTGGGTGAGGAAGAATTTACTAAGGGACGCCCTCATCCGATGATTGATGCGACACAGCGAAGTGAACGGCTATTACAAGAGGCATCCAATCCTGATGTTGCCGTGATTCTATTCGACGTGGTACTTGGATACGTCGCAAGCCCTGATCCTGCAGGTGATCTAATTCCCGCTATAAATGAATCAAAAAAAATAGCGAAAACTAACGGTCGTTCTATCACTTTTGTGGCGCATGTTTGTGGTACTGAGCGAGACCCTCAGGATCTAAAATCGCAGGAGAAAAAGTTGGAAAAAGCTGGAGTCATTGTTCTTCCCACAAACGCTTTAGCCTCTAGAGTGGCAGGATTAATAGCAAAAGGTGTGAAGACTTAG
- the arcC gene encoding carbamate kinase: MKVAVVAFGGNALMGHEGKSNYTDQMRRTDTICRKLLSLFELGYRIVITHGNGPQVGNILMQQECLIDSLPPMPLDVCNAMTQGQIGYMIEQRLRNIFEEKKIKKSVVVLVTQVVVSENDPAFKNPTKFIGPFFSKEETERLEKEKGWNIKEDSGRGYRRIVPSPRPIDIVEKDEISDMANRDLVVVACGGGGIPVLRDKKGKLKGVAAVIDKDYAAERIASLIGADSLILITPVDKVSIFYGTSKQKDLGRLSLEEARGYYDEGHFPPGSMGPKVEAAMKFISSGGRRTIITSIEGLEDAIKGKGGTVITQ; this comes from the coding sequence ATGAAGGTAGCTGTAGTAGCTTTTGGTGGAAACGCCCTCATGGGTCACGAGGGTAAAAGCAATTATACAGATCAGATGAGGAGAACAGATACAATATGTAGAAAACTACTCAGCCTGTTTGAATTGGGATATAGGATTGTAATCACCCACGGTAACGGTCCGCAGGTGGGAAATATTCTGATGCAGCAGGAGTGTCTTATAGATTCTTTACCACCAATGCCACTTGACGTTTGTAACGCAATGACACAGGGACAGATAGGATATATGATAGAACAGAGGTTGAGAAACATTTTCGAGGAAAAAAAGATCAAAAAATCCGTTGTAGTTTTAGTTACGCAAGTGGTTGTTTCAGAAAACGATCCCGCGTTTAAAAATCCAACAAAGTTCATCGGGCCTTTTTTCAGTAAAGAGGAAACTGAAAGACTCGAAAAGGAGAAGGGCTGGAACATAAAAGAGGATTCAGGAAGGGGTTATAGACGTATTGTTCCATCTCCAAGACCAATAGATATAGTAGAAAAAGACGAAATCTCGGACATGGCAAACAGAGATTTAGTCGTAGTAGCATGTGGGGGTGGAGGAATACCAGTGCTTAGAGACAAAAAAGGGAAACTAAAGGGCGTTGCCGCTGTGATTGACAAAGATTATGCAGCTGAAAGGATCGCGAGTCTCATAGGTGCGGATTCACTGATCTTAATAACGCCCGTCGACAAGGTATCAATATTCTACGGAACATCAAAACAGAAAGACCTTGGAAGATTATCGCTCGAAGAAGCGAGGGGTTACTACGATGAAGGACATTTCCCACCCGGGAGCATGGGGCCTAAAGTCGAGGCCGCTATGAAATTTATCAGCTCAGGCGGACGGAGGACGATTATCACCTCTATAGAGGGTTTGGAAGATGCGATAAAAGGCAAAGGCGGAACGGTGATAACGCAATGA
- a CDS encoding amidohydrolase family protein, producing the protein MNRKVFDAHSHIGELAAYKYYDLTEPVKPTVIEYPTYKEYLKHMDEYGVDRAMVISNYGVPDSGQPFTLNPIVLDGVHHADRLVGAIWVSGLTKDKERTAEALKHVKEEGIVALKSTCLLGGTYNPGEWDDEARALWESIINAAEQNDLALHIHTSPGGGSDISNALELVKKYGKRIKIHLVHMGGFVSGHIKLVPKFINLVKEGFKVYTDTTWAVGFGSRWLLSEIERTGVGSDNVLFASDTPWSDFPSEFWKIEGADISEELKNKIFWENAQKLYSK; encoded by the coding sequence GTGAACAGAAAGGTTTTTGATGCTCATTCACACATAGGAGAGCTAGCGGCGTATAAATACTATGATTTAACAGAACCAGTAAAACCCACCGTGATCGAGTATCCCACTTATAAAGAATATCTAAAACATATGGACGAGTATGGTGTTGATCGCGCGATGGTGATTTCTAATTACGGAGTGCCTGACTCAGGTCAGCCATTTACTTTGAATCCAATTGTGCTTGATGGTGTCCATCATGCAGACCGACTGGTTGGAGCAATCTGGGTTTCCGGTCTTACAAAAGACAAAGAACGTACAGCGGAAGCATTAAAACATGTTAAGGAAGAAGGGATAGTTGCTCTAAAGTCTACATGCCTTCTTGGGGGTACATACAATCCTGGTGAATGGGATGATGAAGCGCGAGCATTATGGGAAAGCATAATTAATGCTGCTGAGCAAAATGACCTTGCTTTACATATTCATACGAGCCCTGGTGGAGGTTCAGACATTTCAAATGCACTCGAGTTAGTCAAAAAGTATGGGAAAAGAATCAAGATACATCTGGTACATATGGGTGGATTTGTTAGTGGACATATAAAGCTGGTACCAAAGTTTATTAATTTGGTGAAAGAAGGTTTTAAGGTTTATACGGATACAACATGGGCAGTTGGCTTTGGATCGCGTTGGTTACTCAGTGAGATTGAACGAACTGGTGTTGGCTCCGATAACGTCCTTTTTGCATCCGACACTCCATGGAGTGACTTTCCTTCGGAGTTCTGGAAGATCGAAGGCGCAGATATTTCTGAGGAATTAAAAAATAAGATTTTTTGGGAAAATGCCCAGAAACTTTATTCTAAATAA
- a CDS encoding MSMEG_0572/Sll0783 family nitrogen starvation response protein, which yields MAVDRVKGEKPTVGKALVDYEEKVFPDHKAKPGEKALFLIHSVPYEGSVAGINMLTAIRAKKKGYDVSVLFYGPASGIPVYRGWPNVGDDAYGAGIQLYPNLVARLIKEGITVYACRFSAASLCGLREDDFLEGVRGIHPTDILDIVIEHHRAGAMLFSTWTV from the coding sequence ATGGCAGTCGATCGAGTAAAAGGAGAGAAACCAACAGTAGGAAAGGCGTTGGTAGATTATGAGGAGAAGGTATTCCCCGATCATAAAGCAAAACCAGGGGAAAAGGCGTTATTCCTTATCCACTCGGTGCCCTATGAAGGTTCTGTGGCTGGTATAAATATGCTTACGGCCATAAGAGCTAAAAAGAAGGGTTATGATGTGAGCGTACTCTTTTACGGCCCGGCTTCCGGCATACCAGTATATAGGGGCTGGCCCAATGTTGGAGACGACGCTTATGGTGCTGGGATACAGTTATATCCAAACCTTGTTGCACGATTGATTAAGGAAGGAATAACGGTCTACGCTTGTCGCTTTTCAGCTGCTTCGCTTTGCGGTCTCAGAGAAGATGACTTTCTGGAGGGTGTAAGGGGGATACATCCAACTGACATCCTGGACATTGTAATCGAACACCATAGGGCTGGGGCAATGTTATTCAGCACTTGGACTGTTTGA
- a CDS encoding MSMEG_0568 family radical SAM protein, translated as MDPRSLKVELQSYGVRIPDTRDIRRGGAGPTGGIHLKILPDSEANIPVVGGFLDSSPYYLDQINGEYWVFRDDVALAQVELMKDANFYEHKTSNGIPMQKIGLLHCPTTFATTLLQTCDFWVDERRCKFCGIELTLKDRSTVGFKNSKSLVETILLAKELDGISNIVFTSGVAPDEEKALRKYAEICSEVKRFTGLPIQLQIIPPEDLTWLKRLKNAGVDALGVHIETFDPDVFEKITPGKARIGFDKYLETWREGVNVFGRWQVSTYVLVGLGERLETIIEGASLCAELGVYPFIVPFRPIAGTPMENVKPPEPEIMNYVYTEVATVLAKYDGGSKSSSAGCVSCGECSALPDFEKMFKESEVKFKGFMKKNKVS; from the coding sequence ATGGATCCAAGATCCCTGAAAGTGGAGTTGCAGAGTTACGGCGTGAGAATCCCTGATACCAGAGATATAAGGAGGGGTGGAGCGGGACCTACGGGCGGGATACATCTAAAGATTCTTCCCGACAGTGAAGCTAACATTCCCGTGGTTGGGGGTTTCCTGGATTCCTCGCCCTACTATCTCGACCAAATTAATGGGGAATACTGGGTGTTTCGAGACGATGTAGCTCTAGCTCAGGTAGAGCTGATGAAGGACGCTAATTTTTATGAGCACAAAACATCAAATGGAATTCCGATGCAGAAAATTGGGCTGCTTCACTGTCCGACAACATTTGCGACTACCCTTCTTCAGACCTGCGATTTCTGGGTAGATGAACGGAGGTGTAAGTTCTGCGGTATCGAGCTTACACTTAAGGATAGGAGCACTGTTGGTTTTAAAAATTCAAAAAGCCTTGTTGAGACTATTTTGCTTGCTAAGGAACTCGATGGAATTTCGAATATTGTTTTTACCTCGGGAGTTGCTCCAGATGAGGAAAAGGCATTACGAAAGTATGCCGAAATATGTTCAGAAGTGAAGAGATTCACGGGTCTTCCAATACAGCTTCAAATTATACCCCCTGAGGATCTAACCTGGCTTAAAAGACTAAAGAATGCAGGAGTTGATGCCCTGGGGGTTCATATAGAGACGTTTGACCCCGATGTATTTGAAAAAATTACCCCTGGTAAAGCGAGAATTGGATTCGATAAGTATTTGGAGACGTGGAGGGAAGGGGTGAATGTATTCGGAAGGTGGCAGGTAAGTACATATGTATTAGTAGGGCTCGGAGAGAGACTAGAAACGATAATAGAAGGAGCATCATTATGCGCTGAATTAGGAGTGTATCCCTTTATAGTACCATTCCGACCCATTGCTGGAACACCGATGGAAAATGTAAAACCCCCAGAGCCAGAAATTATGAACTACGTTTATACAGAAGTCGCAACGGTTCTTGCAAAATACGATGGGGGATCAAAGAGCAGCAGTGCGGGTTGTGTGAGCTGTGGCGAGTGTTCAGCCCTTCCTGACTTTGAAAAGATGTTTAAGGAAAGTGAAGTCAAATTCAAAGGATTTATGAAAAAGAATAAGGTTAGCTGA
- a CDS encoding FAD-dependent oxidoreductase produces the protein MAQNNLRIIVVGGGAAGISSASTSKVIAPDSKVTLFTEYEDVAYSPCGIPFVHGKEIPDFKNLFLQTSEHYAGIGIDLRLQTTVTGLDVKNKTVNVGSDVFEWDRLILATGFEYEKPDIPGVELEGLHYVKNIRRAMEFDKILDQIKKAVVMSATPLGIEMTGALAQRGLETHLVDEGAWIMSDVADPDIVEPVQQSLEELGAKIHFGTKVLEFKGSNGKVASVVTNNGEIDCDVVIVATHKVPNNKLAKAAGLDIGATGGILVDDHMRTSVKDVYAAGDCIEVVHGVTDLPIQGLSGSHAYSQGRVAGANAAGDDRAYDPVYIPWGMVGGHVQLGGVSLGETLHKALGIPHFVAFAQGISRARYYPGVSRIRVKLIADPKTLRVMGAQMSGGEGIKERADFLAFTIKRGATLHDYAWMENVYSPPIGALMEPIALAAQAGLAELAKRRYEAPEFAGK, from the coding sequence ATGGCTCAAAACAATCTACGTATCATTGTTGTCGGAGGAGGCGCTGCTGGGATTTCCTCCGCCTCGACTTCCAAGGTTATCGCGCCGGATTCCAAAGTTACTCTTTTCACAGAATATGAAGATGTAGCTTACAGTCCTTGCGGTATCCCATTCGTACATGGAAAGGAAATTCCAGATTTCAAGAATCTCTTTCTCCAGACCTCAGAGCACTATGCTGGGATAGGAATAGATCTAAGGCTCCAAACGACTGTTACTGGACTAGATGTAAAAAATAAGACCGTTAATGTTGGCTCAGATGTCTTCGAGTGGGATCGGCTGATTCTCGCAACTGGTTTTGAATATGAAAAGCCGGATATTCCGGGTGTAGAACTCGAAGGTCTTCACTACGTTAAGAACATTCGTCGCGCAATGGAATTTGACAAGATTCTTGATCAGATAAAGAAGGCTGTAGTCATGTCTGCAACTCCTCTAGGTATTGAAATGACTGGCGCCCTTGCCCAAAGGGGTCTTGAGACCCACCTTGTGGACGAGGGGGCATGGATAATGTCTGATGTAGCTGATCCCGATATAGTCGAACCAGTGCAGCAGTCTCTTGAGGAACTCGGTGCAAAAATCCATTTTGGCACTAAGGTCTTAGAGTTTAAAGGCTCTAATGGAAAGGTGGCCTCGGTAGTTACAAATAATGGTGAGATCGACTGTGATGTAGTAATCGTTGCCACTCATAAAGTGCCAAACAACAAACTCGCTAAGGCTGCAGGTTTAGACATAGGAGCAACCGGGGGAATACTCGTAGATGATCATATGCGCACATCCGTCAAAGATGTTTATGCAGCAGGAGACTGCATAGAAGTTGTTCATGGCGTAACTGATTTACCAATACAAGGCCTTTCCGGGAGCCACGCCTATTCCCAGGGAAGGGTTGCGGGCGCTAACGCCGCGGGCGATGACCGAGCTTATGATCCTGTCTACATACCCTGGGGCATGGTAGGGGGCCACGTCCAGTTAGGGGGTGTTTCCCTTGGCGAAACGCTTCATAAGGCTTTAGGAATTCCGCACTTCGTTGCCTTTGCTCAAGGAATATCCAGAGCCAGATACTATCCAGGAGTTAGCAGAATACGTGTTAAGCTCATTGCTGATCCGAAAACACTTCGAGTCATGGGTGCGCAGATGTCGGGCGGTGAGGGAATCAAGGAAAGAGCAGACTTCCTTGCATTTACGATCAAACGTGGAGCCACACTGCATGACTATGCCTGGATGGAAAATGTTTATTCACCCCCAATCGGGGCACTGATGGAGCCGATTGCACTGGCGGCTCAGGCTGGATTAGCAGAGTTGGCAAAGAGAAGATACGAAGCTCCAGAATTTGCCGGCAAATAG